tataaagggcataaatgtaattatacacaggctgcgccctgtgcctataaataggtgaacagtacccctgtactgttcacgcaatcttgtaatcactgacacattacacttggattattgccttctaTCATGACGAAGGTATGAATGTAATTAAATGTTATGTCTTAATATTTGAGTTTGtataataatatatataaatagaCTTATGTGTTTTAATATATTATTCCCTTatgttatatattttttatatttcATCTTATATTATTTCACaactctaatcacgaaggtacgaccttcgtgatatttttctcatggccttcatccgaagttcattaaatccttggggagataatgcttcaatggacgaagggcattaatatttaacattttatgttgccttgttcttaattcgaagcatttgagaacaagtctccaatagACTACTGTTCTATTTTCCTGTCCTTGGTTAtcctttgggaattggttactatgattagtatcATGCTATTGATTTATcttaatcaatgagcatgacaagaacatttatgatacgttgatgatatcttgattatgatgatgaacctgtgatactttaggggacttgggctgtttcccgagtacctctccgtaaggacctgttcgccggatgaccacccgggaaaacagtataaccatgagggtggaatgagatgcctttagctgattaattgggggAAAttgggggtgtagtttgcttcgccgttgTGCTGTGAATGGGGGctagggcatagtgcttgctctgctaagggtgggttctAAGGttaattcgatttggttttgttagtcacccaccttagggaggagtactatgtttgtacgactggtgaaCCTAACGGGAAACTACACaccaggagaatctttgtaaaggctacgtagtgatatctTGCTAgatcacctaggtagtggtcaatggggagtagcgctccTCGGGCATAAAGGGAATCATTACTCATggctaaagtgtgcaacctctgtagagtgttagaaactagtataccagttatgctcacggttatgagcagccttgggagctcctttgattagagttactctGGATTACTTTTATGATGAGGCTTAATGATGATGATTATTTATGGTATTTAGTATTTTCTCTTAGGAGTACTATTTGGGATAATAACATGGGATTATTGCTACAACTtgactttctactagtaataaatacctgaccaactaaaagcaactgcttgagcttaaccccacatacagctaatccactttagccaaacaggacatttgctaagtattttgatgtgtactcacccttgcttaaaaacatcaaaccctaggttgtccccattgcatccagtgctcaggagaagatgaaggcaacatggaggacttccaAGAGTTtcaagactatgatgagttctagaatagattagtggcaaacccccagtcagctgcctgtgaaggccttatcgtactgcgtttcgttcagcactttgaatattacttaagttaatgaccttgtggatgttttggacatcatgatgtagtAAAGTACatatttccgctattattttgagcaatgtgtgatgatgtccaattatgtaatcgttgtgtacgtgaatttctaatcctggcacatacattgttcgcattcggtttgccttccaaaaccgggtctgACATTCATGTAGACCGAGCCCCCGTGTTTGACAGGATGCCTAGAAAGCCAATGTTGTCATATTAGGTTATACTTCCAGAAAATATGTAAGGATCCATGTGCTTTTGGCTCACATCTGACACCTGGACGGTCCAGCCATGTGGTCTAGATGGTTCGACATGACAACCCACATGATCCGTGATCAAATTAATTTAAGATGAAGTCCTTATCTCTTGCAAGGTTATCCTAATATCTCACGGGATTTTGTTGGGTTCTATCTTGGAACGGGTCCAAGGCTCCCTCCCTAGGGTTACACCCGATTGAATGATCCATCAATTGAACTCAAATATCAATTTATCTTATTCGCCATATGCATTAGCCTTAGAAGTAGTTTTAGCCCTAATTGTAGTTTCTCAATCTCCAATTTTTGCCTTTCTTCGACTCTATATCGACTAGGGGCTTTGGGTGGCCTGTCGACGTGCCGCACGCTGACCTTATGGTTTGTTTAGTGATTGTCCAAAAAGACGCTAATATTCTGTTTCTCGAGTAAACGTCGCACCACATGTGCACATCCCCCACTTCTGTTAAGAGAACTCATCCAGGAGCGCGATTTTAGGGACCACCATGGTCCTAACAATAAATTAACTATATTCTACGCCTAACACATGATTACATTTGATAGATAAATATGCTTAATAATAAATCACATGTAAAAGCCCCAACATTTTGAAGAggcaaatatgaatgaattatAAATTACTTGACTTCTTGTGTTGTATGCTGAAGTTACCAACTTTCCCGGCGACACCTGTAAATTATAACGCTTTTCCTGTTACGGCATCAGGCTTCAAAGCTGATCTCCAACTCCTCCTTGCCAACCATGAGGAAATGAGACCCTCTGTCGATCACCTTCTTGCCGTCCGCCCTCGTCCGACTGAAGTGTTCGCACGGACTGACATGGAACCTGACGTTGGCCTTCTCCCCAGCTTTGATGTGCTGGCTCCTGAACCCTATCAGTTGCCTCACCGGCCGTCCATCCGTCGCATTGGGCCACCGGAGGAACATGAGCACCGAGTGCTTCCCGTCCATCGGACCGTGGTTCAGCACCTCGACCTCCGCCGGGAACTTGAGCTGCTCACACCCGACCGTGCCGATGTCATCGACGTGATAATAGCTCGTGGCGGCATGCTGGGTCTTCGCGGAAAGGTGGGCAAGTAGGCTCGTATTAGGGGCCAGGTTCTTGTCTCCTGTGACTAGCTGGCGTGAGAATTTGGAGTAGCTGAGGCCGTATCCGAACTTGTAGATGGTCTTGCCCCGGTAGAAACGGTAGGTCCTGCCGGGGTATCCGGTGGCCGGATCGGCACGCATTCGCATGTCCGTCATGGGCACCTTAGTGAAGTCCTCCGTGTACCACGTCACGGGCAGCCTGCCGCTGGGGTTGTGGTCGCCGAAGAGGACTCTAGCGATGGCAAGCCCTCCTGCCTGGCCCGGGTAGCCTGCCCACAAGATTGCGCCGATCTTGGGGTTCGACTGCGCGAACGTGATGTCCACGGGGCCGCCCGTGAGCAGCACAAGGACCACCGGCCGCTTCGCCGCGCTGGCAACGGCGGTGACCAGGCTCTGCTGCTTGCCAGGGAGCAGCAGGCTCGTCCTGTCCAGCCCTTCCTTCTCTTGATCCTGGCTCAGCCCCATGAACAGGAACACGTACTCCGCCGAGCTCGCCAGCGCGGCCGCCTGGCCCGTCGCGGCGTAGCCGCAGGCCGCGGAGCTGCAGCCGGCCAAGAACCTCACGTTCCTGACATAGCTCTGCAGCCCCTCGAGTGGCGTGGTGGTCTCGCACGCGGGGCCAAAGTAGTTTCCGCTTAGCACGAGCGGGTCGTTGGCGTTGTGCCCGATCACGGCCGCGGAGCCCACCGCGGAGCGGTCGAGTGGGAGGATGCCCGCGTCGTTCTTGAGAAGGACGATACCGTCCTGCGCCGCCTCGAGGGCGAGGTTCTTGTGGTCAGCGGTGCACACGTCCGCTGCTCCGAGACGGCCGTACAGCGCGTTGCCGCGCGGGTCGCCGTCGAAGTGGCCGAGCCGCATCCGCACGGCGAAGAGGTTGGTGAGGGCCTTGTCCACGTCCTTCTCCGTCATCTTCCCCTGCTGGATGGCGGCCATGCCGTGCTGCTGGGTGTACGTCCCGCAGTTCAGGTCCAGACCTGAATGAAATGATATATAAGCCAGGTTATATAAAAAGACTAGTACTAGTAAAACGTTCCCCGGCCAGCACCGGCCGGATGTTTAACTTACCAGCCTTgagggcgacggcgacggtgtcCTCCGGCGTGGGCTCGTACCGCTGCGCATCACGCATGATGGCCACGGCGTCGCAGTCGGAGGACACGTAGCCGTCGAGGCCCCAGGCGCCTCGGAACGTCTTGGTGAGCAGGTCTGAGCTGGCGCAGGCGGGGACGCCGTTGATCACAGTGTAGGCGCACATGACGCAGCTGGCCTTGCCGTCGACGACGCAGCTCTGGAACGGCGGGTTGAACGTGTCGGCCAGGTCCTGCAGCGTCACCCGGGCGTCGAAGTTATAGC
This portion of the Zea mays cultivar B73 chromosome 2, Zm-B73-REFERENCE-NAM-5.0, whole genome shotgun sequence genome encodes:
- the LOC103646920 gene encoding probable beta-D-xylosidase 7, whose amino-acid sequence is MNTFSSHNARTALLLLALSFSLAVASDPMFSCGPSSASRAYPFCDRSLPAARRAADLVSRLTVAEKVSQLGDEAAGVPRLGVPPYKWWSEGLHGLAFWGHGMRFNGTVSAVTSFPQVLLTTASFDESLWFRIGQAIGREARALYNLGQAEGLTIWSPNVNIFRDPRWGRGQETPGEDPAVASKYAVAFVRGIQGSNPAGAAAAPLQASACCKHATAYDLEDWNGVARYNFDARVTLQDLADTFNPPFQSCVVDGKASCVMCAYTVINGVPACASSDLLTKTFRGAWGLDGYVSSDCDAVAIMRDAQRYEPTPEDTVAVALKAGLDLNCGTYTQQHGMAAIQQGKMTEKDVDKALTNLFAVRMRLGHFDGDPRGNALYGRLGAADVCTADHKNLALEAAQDGIVLLKNDAGILPLDRSAVGSAAVIGHNANDPLVLSGNYFGPACETTTPLEGLQSYVRNVRFLAGCSSAACGYAATGQAAALASSAEYVFLFMGLSQDQEKEGLDRTSLLLPGKQQSLVTAVASAAKRPVVLVLLTGGPVDITFAQSNPKIGAILWAGYPGQAGGLAIARVLFGDHNPSGRLPVTWYTEDFTKVPMTDMRMRADPATGYPGRTYRFYRGKTIYKFGYGLSYSKFSRQLVTGDKNLAPNTSLLAHLSAKTQHAATSYYHVDDIGTVGCEQLKFPAEVEVLNHGPMDGKHSVLMFLRWPNATDGRPVRQLIGFRSQHIKAGEKANVRFHVSPCEHFSRTRADGKKVIDRGSHFLMVGKEELEISFEA